TATATCATACCCAGTTTCTCACCGCAAGAGAACAGATAAGGTTCATGAATCTCAATTCTTTGACTGTGcaaaacattaaataaaataCACCTATTTTTTGTTCATGAATTACAGCCATAACAACATAATGCGACCCAAAGATCGCCGGCTGCCGTCTGCCCACACTTGAAGAAATTCATAGCTCGCACATGTCCCTAACATCATCAAGGGACAACTTCTCACCCGGGTCATACTCTGAACAGTTCTGTTAGGCAGACGCTACAGATCAATTAAAGCAAGGACAAGCAGATTAACAACAGTTTTATCCATCAGCAATAGTTAATGCAGCCAGAATCTAAAGGGAAATGCAGTAATTGTGCAATCATATGATGTATGTATGTAGGTTTGTGCTAACATCAAAGtgcttttatttttctattttacattacttattatttttacttttatgcaCTGACCGGTCGTTTTCCAATTTCATTGTACTTGTGTTAATGACAagcatattcattcattcataacacAATAGCTGACTACATCTACATCAACTTACTCTCATACTTCATTTTctaagaacaaaatacaaaatcaaCTTTTAATACATATGTTTTAATAAATTATGCAAGTGTCACTATGGTGTTAACTGCCCGTTATCTTTGTTATATACCGGGTGCTTTGGACATAGGGCtgtatttttactgtttttactttTAACAAGTTATACATAGCACACCTCACTCAAACATTGCCAGCCTTGCCCCTGGAAGGAGGGATGTAACAAAACCTGCATTTATGTTATGAATTTACTTCTAGAGATGCATAAATCAAATGGTTTAAAACATATTTGTGTCTGGACAGTTTGAATGTGAAACACTGAATAATGACCTAAATTAAAACAGAGGGTTCATCAGTTGACAGCTTAATCCACTCAGAAAGAATACATCAATAAATCTGAAGGAGGAATCCAACATCTCATCAACCTTGACTGGAATGAGTGTATCTCACACCCGTTTATTGGTTTGCATttgaaaacctgaagcagaagtgTGGAGAAACTTGCCTTTAGGTGTCTGAAATGACACTGGTCAAGAAGTAAAAACAGTTCGGAAATGGTCAAATGAATGCAACTTCTCTGTCTAAGTTTGAATGTTCATAAATTCCGGGCTTAGATCATTTATTATAGTTGCTAATTCAGATTACATCGTTTTCAAGCTGCAATTTACCCCCAACAATAATTCTGATGCCACTAGTTTTCCGCTTCATGCACGTTCCTGTGTAGGTGCTGCAAAGTTTCTCAGAGGCAGAATTTACCATACCACTTGCTCATGTCTTCAAACATGATTTTATCAGTCTTGCTCTGTCTGGAAAAGGCAGTTCACAAAAACTGTGTGAATGCAGGAGACCAATGAAGGGAGCCATCAAGGCATCCAGATAGGAGTTACAAGGCTGACTGAAAGTTTGAGCCGACCAAGAATAAATATAACTGaatatgctttatttttcaataTAATCCCCATGTAAGTCCAAACACTTTTTCTTGCGTCGCGTGCAGTGCCTTAATACTGTTTCATCTCGTCGCAGGGAGGTGATGTAATggtttgcacgttggactgggatgccagcTCCCACCTTACACCCTTGAACAGGTGCGCTGGGGAGGAATgagagacacgtgccgtggggcccttctggaaataagttgCTGATAAAGTGCTTTGATTGGCTACCAACGTTAAATAATGAACCTCTTCTTCttctcatagaaggtcttatcctAGAGAATCatgtcctactttttctgggtcaggctcagggGTGAGCCCTACCCAGAAACCTTCACCCTATGcttctgtatgttttttttcctgtggcaTCACCAGCTACACactaacaacaaaaaagaaaaaaaaaaaaattcacataatTAAGGAACTTTATGTTGTTGAAGACTTACAGATATTTTACTAAATATTCTGAATGTACAAAAttggtttatttgcattttattctgGACACATTTTAAAATGCCTTTAAATCAGTGGTGTCACAATGCTGCAAGTGATGGGAAACTGAACTTACTCAAAATCATGGAAACCAACCATCAGGTCTGGCAACACGCACTGGTGCTACTATTGCAAGCATACACCCCACACTCAACGCTGGTTCTGGataacaaccacccaggcagacaaccagcccaTGTCTACCTATCAAATGCAaccaccaggtgaaatgtgggtgtctccTGGAGCCCTTCCACTATAAAAGAGTAAATGCTTTAACTGTCCATTAATCTTTCCAATAATTTGAACCCTGCTCACTGGACAGCATTTTTCTGAACAGTTACACATCACATAGCCCCTAAAATTTACAAGTGAACCTTAGGGAAAGTGGTTAGATGAGGACAGATGAAAGAAGGCCCACAGAACTTCACTATTCTCTCCAAAATTCCCTATTTTTTCCTAAAATAAAAGTGGCAAATGTCAAGTACCGTCTCTACATTTTGTCTGGATATCATCAGATGACATCGTGCTTTTTGTGCCAGAAAATGGGCATGCCAGTGTACTTGCCACACAAGACTAGAatgtatagtgaggaaaataagtatttgaacaccctgcggttttgcaagttctcccacttagacatcatggaggggtctgaaattttcatcttcggtgcatgtccactgtgagagacataatctaaaaaaaaatctggaaatcacaatgtatgattttttaaacaatttattgtatgttactgctgaaaataagtatttgaacccctaccaaccagcaagaattctggcacacagagacctgttaatttttctttaagaagccctcttattctgcactctacctgtattaactgcacctgtttgaacttgttacctgtataaaaacagctgttcacacactcagtcaatcacactccaacctgtccacaatagccaagaccaaagagctgtctaaggacaccagggacaaaactgtagacctgcacaaggctgggatagactacaggacaacaggcaagcagcttgctagaagacaacaactgtatgattattagaaagtggaagaaacacaagatgactgtcaatctccctcggtctgggatttcatgcaagatctcactttgtgggggtaaggatgattctgagaaaactcagatacacaggaggacctggtcaatgacctgaagagagctgggaccacagtcacaaagattacattagtaacacatgatgctgtcatggtttaaaatcctgcagggcagcaaggtccccctgcacaagccagcacatgtccaggcctgtttgaagttcaccagtgaccatctggatgatccagaggaggcgtgggagaaggtcatgtggtcagatgacaccaaaatagagctttttgggatcaagtccacttaccatgtttagaggatgagaacaacgccaagaaaaccatcccaaccgtgaagcatgggggtggaaacatcatactctgggggtgctcttctgcaaaggggataggacgactgcaccgtactgaagggaggatggatgggtcatgtattgcgatattttggtaaacaacctccttccctcagtaagatcattgaagatgggtcatggctgggtcttccagcatgacaatgaccccaaacacacagccagggcaactaaggaggggctctgtaagaagcatttcaaggtcctggagtggcctcgccagtctccagacctgaactcaatagaaaatctttggagggagctgaaactccaaacctgaaagatttggagaagtggaccaaaatccctgctgcagtgtgtgaaaacttgttcaagaactacaggaaacgtttgacctctgtaattgcaaacaaaagctactgtaccaaatattaacattgattttcacaggtcttcaaatacttatttgcagcagtaacatacaaataaattatatattatatatatatataatataaaaaatcatacattgtgatttccagattttttttttttagattatgtctctcacagttgacatgcacctaagatgaaaattttagacccctccatgatttcaaagtggaagaacttgcaaaatcgcatggtgttcaaatacttattttcctcactgtataatatTCTCACATTTATCCTTTTTGCTCTTGTATGGGATCTATGTTGGTGATTTACACTTCAGAATGTAAAACACACTGTCAATGTGAGGCGGATCAGGCCTATTACCACCCGTACTTTATGTTCACGCTACATTTTTCAGAGTACAGCTTCAACATCTGATGATCTGATATTAAATAATTCATTGATTCTTTTTCTGCTCCTTATCAAGGTCCGGGCGATGGTGGTAGTAGACCAAGCATCTCAGCCTAGGCCACAGCAACAAATTTTGCTAGATGATATATTGCCTAAGAAAATATAGTAATCGATAATACTGCGTTATTATTGTCAACATGATTTTAAGGCCATTTTATGACACTGATATAATGACATAGCATAATAATGCAAGAGTCTTCTTTTAAACACTGGTTCTTCAACTGTGCTCAATGGCTGCATTTCTTTAATTATAAAATGAGTAACTGTTTGCGAGTGTGCGCCATTTCCCGCTGTCTTGTTTATATTTGCATTGTCGGGATAGCATACCCCCAGAGTGGGAGAGGGAGGGGGGAGTCTCTCTAAGTAAATCTGCAGTTTTTATTCCTAGTTGGAAAAACTGAATGGGATAGTGATGGTTAAGGTGCATTTTCTGGCTGTTTGTATTTCCAGCCTTCGTTTGTGTTGCTTCTCGTCGCTCATTCGACTTCAGTCCAAAATGTTTCCACACTGGAGCTGGAATCAGGCTTTGAAACCAAGTCTATATATTCGTCACAACTTTGGAAACTTTCTGGATATAATTGTGCAGTCAACTGGCTGTTCACTGTGGCATGCTGTTTACCCCCAAACCTGAATCAGCTGCAAactgtgaattatccacaaatgcgaaaactgaaaaaaaaaatctcccaaaatgtgaacgcaggtctcgcaaaatgtgcagctaccacacactcacatcacctcaattcggaaaacagactgtttcaagtttagtgcacataaacaatgtcaaatgtatatgtgtctttaattctgatgtgtgccattattacggcaaacaagaataattgtggattaattgctgtatcttgtctgtggcaatttgagtgtggatgtaatctcattgttgttgcagtaatgacaataaaaaaaatcatatatatatatatatatatatatatatatatatatatatatatatatatatatatatatatataaagctcagatgcaaaagcAGTTTAAAATGGGAATTTAAAGGAAAGCATATTTGAAAATGCACAGCTATCCATAAAAAATGAAAGTGTACATTCAAACTCCATTTGCACATGATAGTTACTTCGGAAACCATATTTTGGACTTAGTGGGTTCTGCACCTGAACcattcacatacatacatatgtatgtatgtgtgtatgtgggaTTTGTGAAAACAGAATAAAAAGTTATTTGTAAACCAAGACTATTACCAATGCCGTTCCAAAAATGATAAAGCTAAAGTTTAAATTGTTGCAACAGCAGCAGACTCCAACATTAGCAGAGAGAACGAGCTGCAGGAATTAAATACAGAGACAGAGAATTAACAGAGTAATCAGTTGGGGTGCCATCGTCATAACAGGGCACTTGTCATATAAATCAACTGACAAGAGCAGAGAATGAGTAAAGAAGGAGAAGGGCCAGTTGACAGTGTGTCATGCTGATTAGCTTTGCCGTCCTGCTTTATCTCGTCACACAATGACGCGTCCTCTGACAGTCACCTCTACAGTGGCATCTGTGACTATCTGTGTTTAAATCGTTGTATCCACAAACCCAATGTGATTTAAGTTTTAATGAAATGTCTCCAGAACATTAGACACTGATGGCTGAAGCAGTGTGCAGTGAACTGGAACAGAGAAGGACAAGAAAGCAAATTAAATCTTGTCCCGATTCTCCCGTGTGCCTTCTGGTAAAgactaaagaaattaaagaatttcttcaCTGTTCCACCCCACTATGAAGCTGTGGAAGTGGAGATGCAACAAAGGTTTCACTATACCCAAGTATAatgccttcagagttgtcatgggtgtcttacaTCATTAGTTCCCTTCTTGGagggtcagaacattttggagaaTTGGCTCCTCTACATAGATTTACTAGAGAGCACCATGATGTTTTTATTTCTTAGTGGTTGTCCAAGTCCAGACATATTGAGTGACTTGCAAATGTTTGTGTGTCCATTCCCAGACTTGTCAAAAGAACACTGGCAGTAAAAATTATTTACTCTAAATTCATTACTGTATGAGAGCACTTAATTTTGGCACTCATAAACTTTagagattttattaaacattgaATACACAAAATAGGTTCAACAACATTTCTTTCTAAACGTATCTTAAATTCTGTCCTTAAAAGCCAGGAGTGGAAATGATTCCAGCCAGGACAGATACTTCACTATGTCATTGCATATGTAAAATTAATGACTTACCTGTGGCAGGTGAAGCTGCAATCCCTCTCTTGGTATGGGCTGCCGTGATGGTGTCTGGTCTAGCTGCATGTTGAACAGAGCTGAGAGGGCAGCCTGTGATGCCCGGGCTTTAGCCAGCTTCTTATTGCGTCCTGAGCCTTCAAACATCTGTGCATCCACTGTGACTGACATCACAAAATTCTTGGCATGACTCTCACCGCTCTCTGACACGAAGTCATATTTGAGGCCCGGCCTGAGCTCATTGAGAATCATGACGGGGTTCTTGCCACTGGAGGGTGAGCTAAAGGCTGATGGAGGGGGCAGCGGTGCCTGGGCAAGGTGCTGCCAGGTGGCTGTGGGCAGTGGATACTCCGCTAGAGAACTTAAAGAGCTGTTGCCATTCGAGCCGAGATAGAAGGACTCTTCAGGTGTGGCTGGTGTCTCGAAACCATTGAAGAGCATGTCTGGAAAGTCGGCTTGGTCTGATGTAAAGTCTGTGTTCACCGTCAGTGTTCGACCCATAGCCAGATGTGCCTCAGATGCATTGGGGAATTGAACAAAGGAACGCAGTGCTTTCTCAGCTGCATTTAATTTAGCCTTCTTTTTAGTTGGGCCTATGCCCTCAAACATTTGCCCGTTGACTTCCACAGTCATTACAAAAATCGGTGCATGGACAGGGCCGGTCTGAGACTGTAGTTTGTACTGCAGGCCTGGTTTGATCTCATTCAACTGCATGAGGGCATTCTTGGGTAAGACAGGCCCTGGTGTTTTCTTGCGCTTCTTGGCTCGAAACTTGGTGTGTGCATGGCCGCCGTTTCCCTCTTCAAGAGGGCGCTTTCGGCCACTCAAGCCACTTCCATTGGATAGCTGTTCAACCACCGAATCTTTGCAGGACACGTTATCCAGGTTTCTGTTTTCCTTAACGTCAGTGCTGCTTGAACCTGCGGTGCCCAGAAAGAGTAACTTACAACGCCTTCGTTGCAGGATCTTGTAAATGTAAAATTTATAGATTCCTTTATCACTCTTTGGAACTGAACCAATGATTTGTGTTCCCTAATCATTAATTTCAACATATTAAATTATAGTCTACTTAGTTTACACAATTGGAGAGCATTGCAAGTCCTATTATTAAAACAATGACAAATTTTGACTGAGTCCACATTCAAAATGTACAAGTGAAACATTTTGGAAGTTTCTGGAATACATTTTATGTCAAATTATTTTcaatttttaaaggacatgtcacatgttatttaacatcccgcttagcaacacaacatcgaaGTATACATGACTGTAAGTCTAGCTGTGCACATGCgataataattagtggtcactgataaatgggcaattctacggtaatggaattacaatctgaggctaatctgtcgtggttagatgccatatgtccagattttgctgctgttgtaattccgttaccatagaattgcccaaatgttattgctaattatccctctcgCTTGGGGAGCCAGCATTTCTGGAAAACAACTTACTCTGCATTTCTCACTGTTTCTCGACATGTGACGCACATTTTAGCAAATggagaaacatcccgatggctgacagCAGAGTGAAATGATCTCCGCTGCATCAGAtacagcttctgagctttcatttgaaagtgatggctcagatttacatagGATGTACAGAGAGGAGATAACACACATAACCACGAAACtcttgagactttttttttttaaggatcaggCAGACTGTGATTCAAGCCGACTCAGATTTAAACGAAACATAGCTCGCAGACGGAACCTACTAGGAAACAAACTTTCCCCAAATTTTCGACCGAAAACCAAACGGTGACCTTGcgaggggtcatcaaagttcaaggcaaagTTCAAGAACTGATTTTAAAGAGGTATCAAATCATATAAGAGTCCGAAAATTCTGCCAACtgttatatacaaggtctattagaaaagtatcggaccttattatttttttcaaaaaccatatggatttgaatcacgtgtgattacatcagacatgcttgaaccctcgtgggcatgcgagagttttttcacgcctgtcggttacgtcattcgcctttgggcagtctttgagtgaggagtcacccaccctctcgtcgattttttcattgtttaggaatggctcagagactgctgctttgtttgataaaaaaattttcaaaactgtaaggcacaactgagtggacaccattcgataaattcagctggttttcggtaaaaaattttaacggctgatgagagattttggtctggtagtgtcgccgtaaggacggcccacggcgcctggcggcgatctgcgcttcgaggcggcagcgtctcgccatttcaagttgaaaacttccacatttcaggctctgttgacccagtaagtcgtcagagaacggagaattttcagaagaagtcggcatgaggagtttattcggacattccattgttaacggacattttataatgaaagaacgtgcgggcagagtcgcatgtcgggccggacccgaccgcggggggtcgcgacaggaaaaacacctccgttggaaaccttaacgggcaagttggaacatgcccaagctgttaaacaatttctcagttactcacttgttgaaagccatcaaaagccgcctgaattttacaaatggttttcaacacggagatgttttcctgtcgcggcgcacacagatttgccgagtcgtcacggaaacgactcggcaaatttgcgcgcacatctttcattaaaaaatgtccttaaacagtggaatgtccgcataaagtcctcatgccggcctctactgactcttctctgttctctcacgacatcctgggtgaattaagccttaaattaggatgttttcaggtcgaaacaggccgacgacggcgcctggaagcgctgcacgacgtcccgctccgtgggaagtccttacaccgacagaaacaccccataatctctcatcagccgttaaacttttcaccgaaaaccagcttaatttctcgaatagtgtccactcggatattcctcacaggtacagaaaaatttttgataaagcaacgcacgccgtctcgagcatcgtgtgaaacaaaggaattaagccgagagggcgggaccacatctcactcaaggcctgcccacagggaaatgatgtcactgacgcgtgaaaaaactcacgcatgcgcacgagggttcaagcatgattggtgtaatcgcacatcattcaaatccatatagttaaaaaaaaaataaaagtgtcggtttattatctaatagacctcgtaaagtaGAGATGTTTATCCACTCCtacaaattttgttaaaaaaggctGATGGCGCGGGCCACCAGGTGGTGCTAAACTCAAATTTGGGCAAGTCCAGGACTTTGGCACCCCCTGGTGGCCAGTGGcatcaagaccccaatgtttttcagttgcatttgatagagtaggtcctatatttgttgataacacTGAAATCTGGCCGGGGTCTTGATTGTGCAGAGGCTTATGGGCCTTTAATAAAGCCAATTTAGCAAATGATGAGACTTTGAGCGCCCCTATATTCAGCGCCATTGATCCCCCAACAAAATATGTATATAAGATGAAAGATTTGCCTCCctatgtcatttgatagttaaactagcTTGGGAACTTGATGGCGTcaaatgttacaccacttgaaagatgggaatttaatgaaatatcagtttttgcgtaTTTTTGCCTTGAAGTTTGATGACCGCTGGCAAGGTCACGTTTGGGTTTTTGGTCGACATATTTTGGGAAAGCTTGTTTCTtagtaggttccatctctgagccaagtttcattgaaatctgagtcaacttgaatcacaccctaatgtaaacctgcctgaactttaaaaatactggctcttaattttttgagagagtctgtcggattttggatcctaacATGTGCTGACTCTGCTGTCTGTGTCGCAGGATGCTATATTACTGCAGCCGTGAATGCAGACGCAGAACATCTCCACAACGCTGTTTTTATAGGCTGCCTGAACACAAAGAtgtatttgttacattggaaaaagtttttttttctcctgaaaacattattttcagaagattatggactttctatctaatgtGCCAAAATCatgagaactttgtgaggagcagatggcgcagctgctgtggaagc
The DNA window shown above is from Thalassophryne amazonica unplaced genomic scaffold, fThaAma1.1, whole genome shotgun sequence and carries:
- the LOC117506063 gene encoding double-stranded RNA-specific editase 1-like isoform X2; this translates as MDVDEEENMSSSSTDVKENRNLDNVSCKDSVVEQLSNGSGLSGRKRPLEEGNGGHAHTKFRAKKRKKTPGPVLPKNALMQLNEIKPGLQYKLQSQTGPVHAPIFVMTVEVNGQMFEGIGPTKKKAKLNAAEKALRSFVQFPNASEAHLAMGRTLTVNTDFTSDQADFPDMLFNGFETPATPEESFYLGSNGNSSLSSLAEYPLPTATWQHLAQAPLPPPSAFSSPSSGKNPVMILNELRPGLKYDFVSESGESHAKNFVMSVTVDAQMFEGSGRNKKLAKARASQAALSALFNMQLDQTPSRQPIPREGLQLHLPQVSH
- the LOC117506063 gene encoding double-stranded RNA-specific editase 1-like isoform X1, which encodes MALLTNGEKSLGSYYCLIRRRFKRRRKKRSERKGAAGARLLSGQNKPVIMDVDEEENMSSSSTDVKENRNLDNVSCKDSVVEQLSNGSGLSGRKRPLEEGNGGHAHTKFRAKKRKKTPGPVLPKNALMQLNEIKPGLQYKLQSQTGPVHAPIFVMTVEVNGQMFEGIGPTKKKAKLNAAEKALRSFVQFPNASEAHLAMGRTLTVNTDFTSDQADFPDMLFNGFETPATPEESFYLGSNGNSSLSSLAEYPLPTATWQHLAQAPLPPPSAFSSPSSGKNPVMILNELRPGLKYDFVSESGESHAKNFVMSVTVDAQMFEGSGRNKKLAKARASQAALSALFNMQLDQTPSRQPIPREGLQLHLPQVSH